Part of the Streptomyces sp. RFCAC02 genome is shown below.
GTCAGCTCGGCCAGCTCCGCCGTCTCCTCACCGGTCAGCTCGGTGTAGTCCGCGACATGGCGGTAGGGCACGACCAGCAGGTGGCCGCCGTTGTACGGGTAGAGGTTGAGCACGGCGTAGACGGCCGAGCCGCGCGCCACGACGAGCCCGTCCTCGTCGCTCTTCCCCGGGATCGCGCAGAACGGGCAGCCGTCGCCCGCGTCCGGGCCGGTGGGCTTTCCCTCGCCCTGGATGTACGCCATGCGGTGGGGGGTCCACAGGCGCTGGAACGCGTCCGGCGTCCCGACTCCGATCTGCTGTTCCGGCTCGCTGCTCATGGGCGCCAGCATATGGCGTGCCCGCCCCCGCCACGGGCGGTGCCCCGGGGCGCGGACGGGTCGTCCGCGCCCCGGGCGCCGGTCAGACCTGGACGCGGGAGGCGACGGCCTCGGCGATCTCGCGGAGCGCCTCGTCGCGCGGGACGCCGTTCTTCTGGGAGCCGTCGCGGTAGCGGAAGCTGACGGCGCCCTTCGCCACGTCGTCGTCGCCCGCGATCACCATGAAGGGGATCTTGGCCTTCTGGGCGTTGCGGATCTTCTTCTGCATGCGGTCGGACGACGCGTCCACCTCGACCCGCAGCCCCTGGGCCTTCGCCTCGGCGGCGAACTCCTGGAGGTAGGGGACGTGGGTGTCGCCGATCGGGATGCCGACCGCCTGCACCGGGGCGAGCCACGGCGGGAAGACACCGGCGTAGTGCTCCAGCAGGACGGCGAAGAACCGCTCGATCGAGCCGAACAGCGCGCGGTGGATCATGACGGGCTGCTGCCGCGAGCCGTCGGCCGCGGTGTACTCCAGCTCGAAGCGCTTGGGCTGCTGGAAGTCGACCTGGATCGTGGACATCTGCCAGCTCCGCCCGATGGCGTCCCTGGCCTGCACGGAGATCTTCGGACCGTAGTACGCGGCGCCGCCGGGGTCGAGGACGAGTTCGAGACCCTGCTTGCCGGCCGCCTGGCGCAGCACCTCGGTGGCCTCCGCCCACTCCTCCGGCTCACCGATGAACTTGTCGCTGTCGCCCCGGGTGGACAGCTCCAGGTAGAAGTCGGAGAGGCCGTAGTCCCGCAGGAGGCCGAGGACGAAGGTGAGGAGCGCGTCCAGCTCGTCCGGCATCTGCTCCTTGGTGCAGTAGATGTGGGAGTCGTCCTGGGTGAACCCGCGGGTCCTGGTGAGGCCGTGGACGACACCGGACTTCTCGTACCGGTAGACCGTGCCGAACTCGAACAGCCGCAGCGGCAATTCCCGGTAGGACCGCCCGCGCGCCCGGAAAATCAGGTTGTGCATCGGGCAGTTCATGGCCTTCAGGTAATAATCCTGGCCTTCGAATTCCATGGGCGGGAACATGGATTCGTCGTAGTTCGGCAGGTGGCCGGAGATTTCGAAGAGACGCCGCTTGCTGATGTGCGGCGTGTTGACGAATTCGTATCCCGATTCCTCGTGGCGGCGGCGCGAGTAGTCCTCCATCACGCGGCGCACCGTGCCGCCCTTGGGGTGGAAGACGGCCAGGCCCGAGCCCAGCTCCTCGGGAATGGAGAAGAGGTCAAGCTCCGTGCCGAGGCGGCGGTGGTCGCGCTTCTCCGCCTCGGCGAGGAACGCGAGGTGCGCCTTCAGTTCGTCCTTCGACGGCCAGGCAGTGCCGTAGATGCGCTGGAGCTGCGGGTTGCGCTCGCTGCCGCGCCAGTACGCGGCGGCGCTGCGCATCAGCTTGAACGCCGGGATGAGCCGGGTGCTCGGCAGGTGCGGCCCGCGGCACAGGTCCTTCCAGCAGGTCTCGCCGGTCTTCGGGTCGAGGTTGTCGTAGATGGTGAGTTCGCCGGCGCCGACCTCGGCGCCCGCGCCCTCGGCCGCGTCGGCGGCGGCGCCCTTGAGGCCGATCAGCTCCAGCTTGTAGGGCTCGGCCGCGAGTTCGGCGCGGGCCTCGTCGTCGCCGACGACGCGGCGGGAGAAGCGCTGGCCCTGCTTCTGGATCTGCTGCATCCGCTTCTCGATGCGGGCGAGGTCCTCCGGGTTGAACGGCTCGGGGACGTCGAAGTCGTAGTAGAACCCGTCCTTGATGGGCGGGCCGATGCCGAGCCTGGCCTCGGGGAAGAGCTCCTGCACCGCCTGGGCCATGACGTGCGCGGTGGAGTGGCGCAGGATGTCGAGCCCGTCCTGCGAGGCGAGGGTGACGGGCTCGATCTCGTCCCCGTCGGCGAGCTCACGGGTCAGGTCCCGCAGGGCGCCCGCGACGCGGACGGCGACGACGGAGCGGTCGTCCTCGAAGAGCGCGGCGGCCGTAGTGCCCGTGGTCACCACGCGTTCTTCCCGCTCGGAATCGCGTTGGATGATCACACGGATGTCTGCCACCGGTCTCTCCTGACATGTGTCTCGGCCCGGCCCCTGCCGGGCGCGGCGCGGCGCCGGCCGCGCAGTTCCGCATCGTACCGAGGCGGCGGGGGCGGAAGCGAAGCGGCGGCGGGCGGCGGGCACGACGACGGCGGCCCGCCGTCACGGAGTCCGTGACGGCGGGCCGCCGGTGTGCCGGTGGGCGATACTGGGATCGAACCAGTGACCTCTTCGGTGTGAACGAAGCGCTCTCCCGCTGAGCTAATCGCCCCTGTGAGCTTGCGCCTTGCGGCACGGGAAGAACCATACAGGGCAGGTCAGCTCTCTTCCAAATGCGCACCCAGCCAGGCCCGCAGACCGCGCTCCCCCGAGCGCATCATGCGGGCGTGGTTGGCCCGCAGGAGCGGGCGCGCGGCGGCGGGGAGACGGCGCAGGAGCGGGTGGCGCAGGGCGGTGTCCTGGTCGAAGCGGACGAGCGTGCGGCCCTCCGCGGCGGTGAGGGTCCACCGCAGGAAACCGTCGAGGTCGCCGGAGAGGCCGATCTCCAGGATGCCCGCGGCGGGCTCGCGGCGCGCGGCGGCCACATCGACGCGCAGCGTCACGGGCAGGGCCGAGCGGAAGGCGCAGTGGCCGCTGTCGGGGCCGGTCGGGACGACCCGCCGCACCTCGCGCCACCACCGCGGATAGCTCTGCGGACACTCGAGCACCGCCCGGACCGTTTCCCGCGGCGCCGGCAGCGACCAGACGGTGGAGAACCGGTAACGGGCCTGCCCCGCGTTCGCGCCCATGACGATCTCCATTTCTCCCTCCCGGCGCCCTTCCGGAAGCGCCGTCCGCCGCACACCGTCGGTGCTATATCGGTTGTTCTGCTTCGCCCATTTGAATGAGATTACCCCCCGCATTCGGGGCGGAGGAGTTTGGAACCGATGGGTAGGTGGCATGTCGATTTCGCCGACGTGCGAATCCCCGAGCGCACACTGAGCGAAAGGCCCTGGCGCTTATGAACACCACGGTCAGCTGCGAGCTGCACCTGCGCCTCGTCGTGTCGAGCGAGTCCTCACTACCTGTACCCGCGGGGCTGCGGTATGACACGGCGGACCCCTACGCCGTCCACGCGACGTTCCACACCGGAGCCGAAGAAACCGTCGAATGGGTTTTCGCCCGGGATCTCCTGGCCGAGGGGCTCCATCGCCCCACCGGCACGGGGGATGTCCGGGTGTGGCCCTCCCGGAGCCACGGGCAGGGAGTCGTCTGCATCGCCCTGAGTTCGCCCGAGGGCGAGGCGCTGCTGGAGGCTCCGGCCCGCGCACTCGAATCGTTCCTGAAGCGGACGGACGCCGCTGTCCCGCCCGGCACGGAACACCGTCATTTCGACCTCGACTCGGAACTCTCGCACATCCTGGCCGAGAGTTAGGGACCCGCCGGTTTCCCACGTCGTCTGACTCGGGGCGACGGCGTGGGGCCGGCGACGACACAGGCGGCGCCGTCACGGTCTTCCCGTGACGGCGCCGCCGACGTGTGCGCCGCCGGGGCGGCGCGTCACTCACAGCAGGAACTGATCATGCACCCCCACGATGAGCAGCAGCGTGCCGATGACGGCCAGGAAGAGCATCAGCGGCGGCTGGGAGAGGGCGAACAGGCAGCCGCGGGCCTCGTCCGGTTCGCCGGTCGAGCGGTCCGGCACGGCGGGGGGCGGGGTCGTGGTGTCGGGAGCGTGCTCCCCGGTGATGTACGGCATGACGTGCGTGATCATGGCGCGACGACGTCACCGCGGGCGATCGGCAGCCATCCCCCGCGGTGGTTTTCATCGGTTCCCGCGCAAGTGCCGGGCTCGGCGTGCTAAGGCGGACTTCCGTCAGATGCCGTGTTTCTTGAGAATCGCCTCGATTTCGTCGAACTCGGCGGCGGGCGACGCCGCGTCGGACGCCGCCGCGCCCCGGCCGGGCAGGCCGCGCCGTGCCGTGCCGGTCGCGGCGCGCGGCGCCGCGGCTTCGCTCCGCCGGCCGCCCGAGCGGTCGGCGAGGCGCCCCGAGAGGAAGAGCAGGACGGCCAGGGCGAGCACGCCGAAGCCGGCCCAGGCCAGCGGGTTGAACGTCATGTTCAACACGAAGCGGACCACGCCGGTCATGGCCAGCCCGACGGGCAGCAGGGAGATCCCGGCGATGCGCAGCGCGGCGGCGTACCTGCGGCGGCGGGCCACCAGGAAGGAGACCCCGAGGCCTGCGGCGGTCAGAAGCGTACAGACGGTGCCGATCAGCATCTTTCCATCGTGCCGCGCCGGCGGCGGTGGTGGCCATGCCCCGTGCCCGGGATCGGGGAGAAGTCCGGGTACTCCCCGAGGTGGCCCCGAGAACCGGTGCCGTCCCGGCCGGGGTGGAAGACTGGCGGCATGAACCCGAACCGCCCCCGTCGCGTGGTCATCGACCAGTGGTGCGACCTCCAGTGCCCCGACTGTCACCGTGCGGAGTCCGACGTGCGGGCGCTGCGCGAGCGGTTCGGTGACGCGCTGGAGCTGCGCCGGCGGCACTTCCCGCTGCCCGGCCACCCGCACGCCCTGGCGGCCGCCCAGGCGGCCGAGGAGGCATTCGCCCAGGGGCGCGGCGACGCGTACTGGACGGCGCTGCTGGCCCGTTGGGCCGAGCTCGGCGAGCGCGGCCCCCGCCTGCTGACGGAGCTGGCGGCCGAGCTGGGGCTCGACGCCGGCGAGGTGGACACGGCACTGATCGACGGGCGGCACCTGCTCGCCGTGGACGCCGACCACGCGGAGGGCCAGGCACTCGGTGTGACGGGGACGCCGACCTACGTCGTCGGCGGGGAGCGGCTGGACGGGGGCCGCAGCCAGGAGGGGCTGCGGGAGCGGATCGAGGCGATCGTCGAGGCGCTGCTCGCTCAGGACAGCGGCTTGTAGAAGTGGTGGACGGCCGCCCGGAGGCCGTGCGCGGCGGCGAGGCGGGCGGCGTGCGGGTCGTCGGCGGGCAGGTCGAGGGCGAGCGTGGCGGTGCCGGCGGCCCGTGCCGCGCGGACGGCGGCACGGAGGGCCTCGGTGAAGGCCGCGCCGTCCGCCGGACCGTCGGCGCCCGGCGGACGGGCTGGGAGGCCGGCGCTCACGGGCGTGCCCGGGTCGTCCCACGGGGCGGCGGCCAGGTCGGCGGAGAACGTGCGGACGCGTTCGCGCCAGCCCAGGGCGGCGGCCAGGCGCAGCGCGGCGGCCTCCCCCGCGGGGACGGCCGCCTCCGCACCGGCGCAGCCCCACGCCCGCAGGACCTCCTCGGCGGCGAGCGCGGCGACCGTGCCCCTCCCCCGGCGCCGCTCCTCCGGCGCGACATGGAGGCGGACGATCCGGCCGGCCGCGGGACGGCCGGGTCCCGCGGCGAGCACGACACGGCCGGCGTCGCGGCCGTTGACGCGGATGCTGTAGGCACGGGTCCGGCCGCCGTCCGGGGTGGGCTCCGGCGGCCCCTCGGGGCGCAGTGTCGTCGTCATCGCGGGATTCCTACCCAGCCGCGCGGCTCCGCCGCCCCGGGCGGCTCACGGGTCGATGTCGGCGGCCGACCGTTCCGCGAAGACGCGCATCGCCGCGGCGGTGACGGGTCCGGGCGCGCCGGGCAGTTCGTG
Proteins encoded:
- a CDS encoding GNAT family N-acetyltransferase, with product MTTTLRPEGPPEPTPDGGRTRAYSIRVNGRDAGRVVLAAGPGRPAAGRIVRLHVAPEERRRGRGTVAALAAEEVLRAWGCAGAEAAVPAGEAAALRLAAALGWRERVRTFSADLAAAPWDDPGTPVSAGLPARPPGADGPADGAAFTEALRAAVRAARAAGTATLALDLPADDPHAARLAAAHGLRAAVHHFYKPLS
- a CDS encoding SsgA family sporulation/cell division regulator, translated to MNTTVSCELHLRLVVSSESSLPVPAGLRYDTADPYAVHATFHTGAEETVEWVFARDLLAEGLHRPTGTGDVRVWPSRSHGQGVVCIALSSPEGEALLEAPARALESFLKRTDAAVPPGTEHRHFDLDSELSHILAES
- a CDS encoding HIT domain-containing protein, whose protein sequence is MLAPMSSEPEQQIGVGTPDAFQRLWTPHRMAYIQGEGKPTGPDAGDGCPFCAIPGKSDEDGLVVARGSAVYAVLNLYPYNGGHLLVVPYRHVADYTELTGEETAELAELTKRAMTAIRTASGAHGFNIGLNQGTAAGAGIAPHLHQHVVPRWGGDANFMPVVGNTRVLPQLLADTRRMLAAAWPV
- a CDS encoding DsbA family protein, which codes for MNPNRPRRVVIDQWCDLQCPDCHRAESDVRALRERFGDALELRRRHFPLPGHPHALAAAQAAEEAFAQGRGDAYWTALLARWAELGERGPRLLTELAAELGLDAGEVDTALIDGRHLLAVDADHAEGQALGVTGTPTYVVGGERLDGGRSQEGLRERIEAIVEALLAQDSGL
- a CDS encoding SRPBCC family protein; translated protein: MEIVMGANAGQARYRFSTVWSLPAPRETVRAVLECPQSYPRWWREVRRVVPTGPDSGHCAFRSALPVTLRVDVAAARREPAAGILEIGLSGDLDGFLRWTLTAAEGRTLVRFDQDTALRHPLLRRLPAAARPLLRANHARMMRSGERGLRAWLGAHLEES
- the thrS gene encoding threonine--tRNA ligase, producing the protein MADIRVIIQRDSEREERVVTTGTTAAALFEDDRSVVAVRVAGALRDLTRELADGDEIEPVTLASQDGLDILRHSTAHVMAQAVQELFPEARLGIGPPIKDGFYYDFDVPEPFNPEDLARIEKRMQQIQKQGQRFSRRVVGDDEARAELAAEPYKLELIGLKGAAADAAEGAGAEVGAGELTIYDNLDPKTGETCWKDLCRGPHLPSTRLIPAFKLMRSAAAYWRGSERNPQLQRIYGTAWPSKDELKAHLAFLAEAEKRDHRRLGTELDLFSIPEELGSGLAVFHPKGGTVRRVMEDYSRRRHEESGYEFVNTPHISKRRLFEISGHLPNYDESMFPPMEFEGQDYYLKAMNCPMHNLIFRARGRSYRELPLRLFEFGTVYRYEKSGVVHGLTRTRGFTQDDSHIYCTKEQMPDELDALLTFVLGLLRDYGLSDFYLELSTRGDSDKFIGEPEEWAEATEVLRQAAGKQGLELVLDPGGAAYYGPKISVQARDAIGRSWQMSTIQVDFQQPKRFELEYTAADGSRQQPVMIHRALFGSIERFFAVLLEHYAGVFPPWLAPVQAVGIPIGDTHVPYLQEFAAEAKAQGLRVEVDASSDRMQKKIRNAQKAKIPFMVIAGDDDVAKGAVSFRYRDGSQKNGVPRDEALREIAEAVASRVQV